From Providencia sp. R33, a single genomic window includes:
- a CDS encoding Hcp family type VI secretion system effector, with translation MAIPIYLWLKDDGGADIKGSVNVQDREGSIEIVAQDHNLYIPTDNNTGKLTGTRIHTPFIFVKEIDSSTPYLYKAVTTGQTLKKAEFKWYRIDDAGQEVEYFNTTLENVKVVKVAPKMHDVKEPSKEKHNHLEEIELRYEKITWTFKDGNIIHSDSWNERSTA, from the coding sequence ATGGCTATTCCTATTTACCTATGGCTTAAAGATGATGGCGGTGCGGACATCAAAGGTTCTGTCAATGTACAAGACCGTGAAGGCAGCATCGAAATCGTGGCTCAAGACCATAACTTGTATATCCCAACGGATAACAACACCGGTAAGTTAACTGGCACGCGTATTCATACGCCTTTCATTTTCGTTAAAGAAATTGATTCCTCTACGCCTTACTTATACAAAGCGGTCACCACTGGCCAAACGCTGAAAAAAGCCGAGTTCAAATGGTACCGCATTGATGATGCAGGCCAAGAAGTTGAATATTTCAACACCACCCTTGAAAACGTCAAAGTCGTCAAAGTCGCGCCAAAAATGCACGACGTTAAAGAGCCAAGTAAAGAAAAACATAACCACCTCGAAGAAATCGAGCTGCGTTATGAAAAAATTACGTGGACCTTTAAAGACGGCAACATCATTCATTCTGATTCTTGGAATGAGAGATCAACCGCTTAA
- a CDS encoding OmpA family protein — protein MQNSIKFVVILLATLLFLWLVWGFWPLGNTVSLFLSALAIVIAGVAWYWRFKQQQHSKILEKQVSTMLPPASYQQAIVLVCGQSEALFPNGLTHRETSQAWYVSITSPAMLLDVTQTVVETAPVQLGQLSVLFAVLPEQLVLQETLTQEMLNWRRAISESRSKAGVHLPFWVSLYLSPIQQTDPYAKYRHEERPWLTLLNHQREFQVEQNGSLVQPLSEWVQQFFTSEHQQLHTMLSFDYLLDWLQQVFTPQLTVEQAGVRKLVPSAWAIQFIPITSVENNSWQQFITRRTGLAPLTSTQNVPLLPLPDILLTRLHHDISLNRYERLMGAVGIICGLFLVGALSGSYHNNRQLVRHVGEDTARFIQLSDTPLAPKLVTYQQLQTDAVQLSHWQREGVPTGYSLALYQGSYLLPHLHVLLSSWAPPAPPAPVIVQEASEMVSLDSLSLFDVGQYTLKPSATKVLIDALIHIRAKSGWLIVVSGYTDNTGNPVNNQKLSLQRAESVRDWMIQTSDIAPSCFAVQGNGQANPIASNNTAEGRAKNRRVEIRLMPQVDACQASNE, from the coding sequence ATGCAAAACTCGATTAAATTCGTGGTCATCTTATTGGCAACCCTGCTTTTTTTGTGGTTAGTCTGGGGATTCTGGCCGTTAGGAAACACTGTTTCCCTGTTTCTCAGCGCGTTGGCTATTGTTATCGCAGGCGTTGCATGGTATTGGCGTTTTAAACAGCAACAACACTCCAAAATCCTTGAAAAACAAGTTAGTACGATGTTACCACCTGCTTCATACCAACAAGCTATCGTATTGGTGTGCGGGCAATCAGAGGCCTTGTTTCCTAACGGGTTAACCCACCGCGAAACGTCCCAAGCGTGGTATGTATCTATTACCTCCCCCGCCATGTTACTTGATGTGACGCAAACCGTGGTGGAAACCGCGCCAGTCCAGCTTGGGCAACTTTCTGTGTTATTTGCTGTATTACCAGAGCAACTGGTTTTACAAGAAACATTGACCCAAGAGATGCTTAATTGGCGACGTGCCATCAGCGAAAGTCGCAGCAAAGCGGGCGTTCATCTGCCATTTTGGGTTTCGCTGTATTTATCCCCCATTCAGCAGACTGACCCTTATGCAAAATACCGACACGAAGAGCGCCCTTGGCTGACATTACTCAATCACCAACGTGAATTTCAAGTCGAGCAAAATGGCAGTTTAGTTCAACCGCTATCTGAGTGGGTTCAGCAATTTTTTACCAGTGAGCACCAACAACTCCACACCATGTTGAGCTTTGATTATTTGCTGGATTGGTTGCAACAGGTATTTACCCCGCAATTAACCGTGGAACAAGCCGGTGTGCGTAAGCTAGTGCCTTCCGCTTGGGCGATACAATTCATTCCCATTACCAGCGTAGAAAATAATTCATGGCAGCAATTTATTACGCGAAGAACAGGCTTAGCACCGCTAACATCGACGCAGAATGTGCCACTTTTGCCCCTGCCCGATATTTTACTCACACGCTTACACCACGATATCAGCCTGAACCGCTATGAACGTTTAATGGGTGCCGTTGGGATTATCTGCGGTCTGTTTTTAGTGGGCGCCTTAAGCGGCAGTTACCACAATAACCGCCAGTTAGTTCGCCATGTAGGGGAAGACACCGCGCGGTTTATTCAACTTTCGGATACGCCGCTAGCACCAAAGCTAGTGACTTATCAACAACTTCAAACCGATGCTGTTCAGCTATCCCATTGGCAACGAGAAGGTGTGCCTACAGGCTATTCACTGGCCTTATACCAAGGTAGTTATTTATTACCACACTTGCACGTTTTACTGAGCAGTTGGGCTCCTCCCGCCCCACCTGCCCCCGTCATTGTGCAAGAGGCCTCTGAGATGGTGAGCCTCGACAGCCTATCGCTGTTCGATGTCGGCCAATACACATTAAAACCGAGCGCAACCAAAGTGTTAATCGATGCACTGATCCATATCCGCGCAAAATCTGGTTGGCTAATTGTGGTCTCGGGCTATACCGACAACACAGGTAACCCAGTAAACAACCAAAAACTATCACTGCAACGCGCCGAATCTGTGCGTGATTGGATGATACAAACCAGCGACATCGCACCTTCGTGTTTTGCGGTACAAGGCAACGGGCAAGCTAACCCTATTGCCAGCAACAACACCGCAGAAGGACGCGCGAAAAATCGCCGGGTCGAAATTCGTTTAATGCCCCAAGTGGATGCTTGTCAGGCATCGAATGAGTAA
- the tssH gene encoding type VI secretion system ATPase TssH, translating into MENSPVMLLRRLNPFCANALEAAASLCQTRAHAEITIEHWLLKLLELGESDIMVLARRYEWDMTALWQSLLDSIEQLPRSVHSRPQLAKPLLTLIQQAWINASLDEDVEHIRSVHLLAAIIKQPALLPNENLWPLMTLSATQLQRLRPLLDAQSDERPEVQQLAVHNSPTHAEPANQTDNNTQATSGVAGTPLNDALLAVLNKFTLDVTEKAREGAIDPVFGRDDEIRQMVDILSRRRKNNPILVGEPGVGKTALVEGLALRIAQGNVPVSLQTTALRTLDLGLLQAGAGVKGEFEQRLKNVIEAVQQSPTPILLFIDEAHTIIGAGNQAGGADAANLLKPALARGELRTIAATTWSEYKQYFERDAALERRFQVVKVDEPDDEKACLMLRGLKSRYAKYHGVHITDNAVKAAVTLSRRYLTGRQLPDKAVDLLDTASARIRMSLDTLPEELTRLTSRQQALSLEQQAINDDIAIGNTASQPALDKLAAEEQDIEQQLADIKHRFEQEKSLISQLMTLRSEEKDVTEVQGQLDHLQQGKPLICPDVDVRTVATVIADWTGVPLSSLLKDEQTGLLELENNLAQRVVGQESALIALGQRLRAARTGLASENGPQGVFLLVGPSGVGKTETALALADQLFGGEKALVTINMSEYQEAHTVSQLKGSPPGYVGYGQGGVLTEAVRKRPYSVVLLDEVEKAHRDVINLFYQVFDRGFMRDGEGREIDFRNTVILMTANLGSDLLMQQLEEFPESSDSELHELLRPTLRDHFQPALLARFQTLIYRPLGPTALRTIVEMKLGSVIKRLQLHYGLTGHVEEALYDTLVSACLLPDTGARNIDSLLNQQILPVLSQQLLMRQSTQQNAQSITLGYDEEEGITLSFDDQGVTL; encoded by the coding sequence ATGGAAAACTCCCCCGTTATGCTGTTACGTCGTTTAAACCCTTTTTGTGCCAACGCATTAGAAGCTGCGGCTTCCTTATGCCAAACCCGTGCGCATGCAGAAATAACGATTGAGCATTGGTTACTTAAACTCCTCGAACTTGGTGAAAGCGATATTATGGTGTTAGCACGTCGCTATGAGTGGGACATGACCGCATTATGGCAAAGCTTATTGGATAGCATTGAGCAGCTCCCCCGCTCTGTACATAGCCGACCACAACTTGCTAAGCCCTTATTAACGTTAATCCAACAAGCGTGGATTAATGCCTCTTTAGATGAAGATGTAGAACATATTCGCAGCGTCCATTTATTAGCCGCAATCATCAAACAGCCAGCGTTGTTACCTAACGAAAACTTATGGCCACTGATGACCTTGAGTGCCACCCAATTACAGCGATTACGCCCTTTGTTGGATGCGCAGTCCGATGAACGCCCTGAAGTACAGCAATTGGCGGTGCATAACAGCCCTACCCATGCAGAGCCTGCTAACCAAACCGATAACAACACGCAGGCTACGTCTGGCGTGGCAGGTACACCACTCAATGACGCCTTACTTGCCGTTTTAAACAAATTTACCCTTGATGTGACCGAAAAAGCCCGTGAGGGTGCCATCGACCCCGTGTTTGGTCGCGATGACGAAATTCGCCAGATGGTGGATATTCTCTCCCGCCGTCGTAAAAACAACCCTATTTTAGTGGGTGAACCGGGTGTCGGGAAAACCGCATTGGTCGAAGGGCTGGCCTTGCGTATTGCTCAGGGTAACGTCCCTGTTAGCCTGCAAACTACCGCATTGCGCACCCTCGATTTAGGCTTATTGCAAGCGGGCGCAGGGGTTAAAGGGGAATTTGAACAGCGCCTTAAAAATGTGATTGAAGCCGTGCAGCAATCCCCAACCCCTATTTTGCTGTTTATTGATGAAGCCCACACCATCATTGGCGCAGGCAACCAAGCAGGTGGTGCCGATGCAGCCAACTTGCTTAAACCAGCCTTAGCTCGTGGCGAATTGCGCACTATCGCCGCCACAACATGGTCTGAGTATAAACAGTATTTTGAGCGCGATGCCGCATTAGAACGCCGTTTTCAAGTGGTCAAAGTGGACGAGCCTGACGACGAAAAAGCCTGCCTAATGTTGCGTGGCCTAAAGTCCCGCTACGCCAAATACCATGGTGTGCATATTACGGATAATGCAGTCAAAGCAGCCGTGACGTTGTCACGTCGCTACCTCACTGGCCGCCAACTGCCCGATAAAGCCGTCGATTTGCTGGATACCGCCAGTGCCCGTATTCGCATGAGTTTAGACACGTTACCCGAAGAACTCACCCGCTTAACATCACGCCAACAAGCGCTATCACTGGAGCAGCAAGCTATTAATGACGATATCGCCATTGGTAACACTGCCAGCCAACCCGCCCTTGATAAACTGGCCGCAGAAGAACAAGACATTGAACAGCAACTGGCGGATATCAAACACCGTTTTGAGCAAGAAAAAAGCTTAATTAGCCAATTAATGACCTTGCGAAGCGAAGAAAAAGACGTCACTGAGGTACAAGGGCAATTAGACCATTTGCAACAAGGTAAACCGTTGATTTGCCCTGATGTGGACGTGCGCACTGTCGCAACGGTGATAGCAGACTGGACTGGCGTGCCCCTTTCAAGCCTGCTCAAAGATGAACAAACGGGCTTACTTGAACTCGAAAATAACTTAGCCCAGCGTGTGGTGGGGCAAGAAAGTGCCCTTATCGCCTTAGGGCAGCGGCTACGTGCCGCCCGTACAGGCTTAGCCTCTGAAAACGGGCCACAAGGCGTGTTCTTATTGGTCGGCCCAAGCGGTGTTGGGAAAACAGAAACCGCGTTAGCACTGGCTGACCAACTCTTTGGCGGTGAAAAAGCCCTCGTCACCATTAATATGTCGGAATACCAAGAAGCCCACACGGTCAGCCAACTTAAAGGTTCCCCACCAGGTTACGTGGGTTACGGGCAAGGCGGCGTGCTAACCGAGGCCGTCCGCAAGCGCCCTTACAGCGTGGTATTACTTGATGAAGTGGAAAAAGCCCACCGCGACGTGATCAACCTGTTCTATCAAGTGTTTGACCGCGGTTTTATGCGTGACGGTGAAGGGCGTGAAATCGATTTTCGCAATACGGTGATTTTAATGACCGCCAATTTAGGCAGTGATTTGTTGATGCAACAACTTGAGGAATTCCCTGAGTCCAGCGACAGCGAGTTGCATGAATTGCTGCGCCCCACACTGCGCGACCATTTCCAACCTGCCTTATTAGCCCGTTTCCAAACCCTGATTTACCGCCCATTAGGGCCAACTGCCCTGCGCACCATTGTTGAAATGAAGCTAGGTAGTGTCATCAAACGCCTGCAACTGCATTACGGTTTAACGGGGCACGTTGAAGAAGCGCTGTACGACACGTTAGTCAGTGC
- the tssL gene encoding type VI secretion system protein TssL, short form, which yields MSKNTATQTLDNIFADTWLMVCQLQQGVQINNGDDLYHHACELIDHTRQLLTQHGYDERTIEHMLYAQCALLDESVLKRKKDDFGYQAWVQSPLQARYFNTLDAGEQIWDRLRGLLSEAAPNQAALTCFYRILTLGFVGKFRRLDHPEREQIVVQLNALLPRFQSISKLPLVIKPKLRFSRRRLYWLSWMAGAVVIFAMWWGFSNSLEHLLQQWMPQGQ from the coding sequence ATGAGTAAAAATACAGCAACACAAACCCTCGACAATATTTTTGCCGATACATGGCTAATGGTGTGCCAATTGCAGCAAGGTGTGCAGATCAACAACGGTGATGATCTTTATCATCATGCTTGTGAACTTATTGATCATACACGTCAATTGCTCACTCAACATGGGTATGATGAGCGCACCATAGAGCATATGCTCTATGCCCAATGCGCCTTACTTGATGAAAGCGTCTTGAAACGCAAAAAAGATGATTTTGGTTACCAAGCATGGGTTCAGTCACCTTTACAAGCACGTTATTTCAATACGTTAGATGCAGGTGAACAAATTTGGGATCGCTTGCGAGGGTTACTCTCCGAAGCCGCGCCCAACCAAGCCGCCCTGACCTGTTTTTACCGTATTTTAACTTTAGGTTTTGTTGGGAAATTTCGCCGCCTCGACCACCCTGAGCGCGAGCAAATTGTGGTTCAGCTCAATGCCTTGCTCCCTCGCTTTCAGTCCATATCTAAACTGCCTTTGGTCATAAAACCGAAACTGCGCTTTAGCCGCCGCCGCTTATATTGGCTTAGCTGGATGGCGGGGGCGGTAGTGATCTTCGCTATGTGGTGGGGTTTCTCAAACTCACTCGAGCATTTACTGCAACAATGGATGCCCCAAGGACAGTGA